One region of Miscanthus floridulus cultivar M001 chromosome 19, ASM1932011v1, whole genome shotgun sequence genomic DNA includes:
- the LOC136528486 gene encoding probable methyltransferase PMT24 produces the protein MRDRSMAGGGARGSRAGGAKRGAASSSASSAAAASACVYYATTALLVALCVAGAYFLTSTSSSAAAADGDAATVTAYRHTTRSSFAYEVTRERAAPAPPRRAEARDFPAARKAVGAEEEPRPDDQSAVAEVAALDDPHARSDEEPVLDEAAGVEEEHRVSAAGVEDVKGEDGGHVAAGDDEAASARGGEEEEEEKEREAAVLEESSREQREQEPDPQLEMPHERARAAVAAVEEKNLDGGIEEESNAGQRQREEEQSALEEQQAAAAGNLLRREAQEDPQADGGDEGTEEEQRGREQPQGEEEARTSSVSGSSGDADGGDGDKPAVSESEHTGGADGNTSQDDGVAEDSLVAEDRAEEQKAWATQADESHRETDRREEGGENDGNGGENGGGEEHEWRVCNVKAGADYIPCLDNEKAIKKLRPENFRRYEHRERHCPDEGPTCLVALPTGYRRPIEWPKSRDRVWYSNVPHTKLVEVKGHQNWVKVSGQYLTFPGGGTQFIHGALHYIDFLQQSVRAIAWGKHTRVVLDVGCGVASFGGYLFERDVVTMSFAPKDEHEAQVQMALERGIPAISAVMGSKRLPFPSKSFDLVHCARCRVPWHADGGALLLELNRVLRPGGFFVWSATPVYQKLTEDVEIWKAMTSLTKSLCWELTSIKKDRLNGVGVAFYRKPTTNECYDARKRQQPPMCADDDDANAAWYIRLNSCVHRVPTGPSERGARWPSEWPRRVRTPPYWLNGSQAGVYGKPAPEDFTVDYDHWWRVVDGSYLNGLGIDWSRVRNVMDMRAAYGGFAAALREKKIWVMNVVNVDAPDTLPVIFERGLLGIYHDWCESFSTYPRTYDLLHADHLFSKIKERCAVLPVVVEVDRIVRPGGSIIVRDEAGAVGEVEKLLRSLHWDVRLTFSKNDEGVMYAEKSDWRPELLEEPLL, from the exons ATGCGGGACCGATCCATGGCCGGGGGCGGCGCCCGTGGCTCGCGCGCCGGCGGCGCGAAGCGCGGCGCCGCGTCGTCCTCGGCGTCGTCggccgccgccgcgtccgcctGTGTCTACTACGCCACCACGGCCCTGCTCGTCGCGCTGTGCGTCGCGGGGGCCTACTTCCTCacgtccacctcctcctccgccgcggcCGCCGACGGGGACGCCGCCACGGTCACCGCGTACCGCCACACCACGCGCTCCTCCTTCGCGTACGAGGTCACCAGGGAgcgggcggcgccggcgccgcctcgCAGGGCGGAGGCCCGAGACTTTCCCGCCGCGAGGAAGGCCGTTGGGGCCGAGGAGGAGCCGCGGCCCGACGACCAGAGCGCCGTCGCCGAGGTGGCAGCGCTGGACGACCCGCACGCCAGGTCTGACGAGGAACCTGTGTTGGACGAGGCGGCGGGTGTGGAGGAGGAGCACAGAGTCTCCGCGGCGGGCGTGGAGGATGTGAAGGGCGAGGACGGTGGCCACGTGGCCGCCGGAGACGACGAGGCCGCCAGCGCTCGcggcggggaggaggaggaggaggagaaggagcgagaagCAGCCGTGCTGGAAGAGAGTAGCCGCGAGCAGCGAGAACAGGAGCCGGACCCGCAGCTGGAGATGCCGCACGAGCGGGCTCGGGCCGCCGTCGCTGCCGTCGAGGAGAAGAACCTGGACGGCGGCATCGAGGAGGAGAGCAACGCGGGGCAGAGGCAGCGAGAGGAGGAGCAGAGCGCGCTCGAGGAGCAGCAGGCCGCTGCTGCCGGGAACCTGCTGCGCCGGGAAGCGCAGGAGGACCCGCAGGCCGACGGCGGCGACGAAGGGACGGAGGAGGAACAACGCGGCAGGGAGCAGCCGCAGGGCGAAGAGGAGGCGCGCACGTCGTCGGTGTCAGGGTCCAGCGGAGATGCCGACGGCGGCGATGGCGACAAGCCGGCCGTGTCGGAGTCGGAGCACACGGGGGGCGCGGACGGAAATACCAGTCAGGACGACGGCGTCGCCGAGGACTCGCTCGTCGCCGAAGACCGCGCGGAGGAGCAGAAGGCGTGGGCGACGCAGGCCGACGAGTCACACCGGGAAACGGACCGCCGCGAGGAGGGCGGCGAGAACGACGGCAACGGCGGGGagaacggcggcggcgaggagcacGAGTGGCGGGTGTGCAACGTGAAGGCCGGCGCCGACTACATCCCGTGCCTGGACAACGAGAAGGCCATCAAGAAGCTGCGGCCGGAGAACTTCCGGCGGTACGAGCACCGGGAGCGGCACTGCCCCGACGAGGGCCCGACGTGCCTCGTCGCACTCCCCACCGGCTACCGCCGCCCCATCGAGTGGCCCAAGAGCCGAGACAGG GTATGGTACAGCAATGTCCCGCACACGAAGCTGGTGGAGGTGAAGGGCCACCAGAACTGGGTGAAGGTGAGCGGACAGTACCTGACCTTCCCCGGCGGCGGCACGCAGTTCATCCATGGCGCGCTGCACTACATCGACTTCCTGCAGCAG TCCGTCCGCGCCATCGCGTGGGGGAAGCACACGCGGGTGGTGCTCGACGTCGGCTGTGGCGTGGCCAGCTTCGGCGGCTACCTGTTCGAGCGCGACGTGGTGACCATGTCGTTCGCGCCCAAGGACGAGCACGAGGCGCAGGTGCAGATGGCGCTCGAGCGCGGGATCCCGGCCATCTCCGCCGTCATGGGATCCAAACGCCTGCCTTTCCCCAGCAAGTCGTTCGACCTTGTCCACTGCGCGCGGTGCCGCGTCCCATGGCACGCCGACg GTGGCGCTCTCCTCCTGGAGCTGAACCGCGTCCTGCGCCCCGGCGGTTTCTTCGTCTGGTCCGCCACGCCGGTGTACCAGAAGCTGACGGAGGACGTCGAGATCTGGAAAG CAATGACGTCCCTGACGAAATCCCTGTGCTGGGAGCTGACGTCGATCAAGAAGGACCGGCTCAACGGTGTCGGGGTGGCCTTCTACCGGAAGCCGACGACGAACGAGTGCTACGATGCCAGGAAGCGGCAGCAGCCGCCGATGtgcgccgacgacgacgacgcgaaCGCGGCGTGGTACATCCGGCTCAACTCGTGCGTGCACCGCGTGCCGACGGGCCCGTCGGAGCGCGGCGCGCGGTGGCCCTCGGAGTGGCCGCGGCGGGTGCGGACGCCGCCGTACTGGCTCAACGGCTCGCAGGCCGGGGTGTACGGGAAGCCGGCGCCGGAGGACTTCACGGTGGACTACGACCACTGGTGGCGCGTCGTTGACGGGTCCTACCTCAACGGCCTGGGCATCGACTGGTCCAGGGTCAGGAACGTCATGGACATGAGAGCTGCATACGGAGG CTTCGCGGCTGCGCTCCGGGAGAAGAAGATCTGGGTGATGAACGTGGTGAACGTCGACGCGCCCGACACGCTGCCGGTCATCTTCGAGCGCGGACTGCTGGGCATCTACCATGACTGGTGCGAGTCTTTCAGCACCTACCCGAGAACCTATGACCTCCTGCACGCCGatcacctcttctccaagatcAAAGAGAG ATGCGCGGTTctgccggtggtggtggaggtggacagGATCGTTAGGCCCGGGGGCAGCATCATCGTGCGCGACGAGGCCGGCGCCGTCGGCGAGGTGGAGAAACTCCTGAGGTCGCTCCACTGGGACGTGCGGCTGACCTTCTCCAAGAACGATGAAGGGGTGATGTACGCCGAGAAGTCAGATTGGCGGCCGGAGCTGCTCGAAGAACCGTTGTTGTAA
- the LOC136528488 gene encoding uncharacterized protein: protein MPLRRLAPLLASPRRRLRSSLNPRLAAMSPAAAHLATAADPDEDLCASAAGSEAQDLAPAPPLPPPPVSAEERVERAWAHWRRLGSPRLLVAPMVDNSELPFRMLCRRYGADAAYTPMLHSRIFSENEKYRSMEFTTCKEDRPLFVQFCANDPDILLQAAKMVEPYCDYVDINFGCPQRIARRGNYGAFLMDNLPLVKSLVQNLAANLHVPVSVKIRVFPRLVDTLAYAKMLEEAGASLVAVHGRTRDEKDGKKFRADWDAIKAVKDALRVPVLANGNIRHMEDVKNCLGHTGADGVLSAETLLENPALFAGFRTKEWKEDGDENGDSGLDQADLVIEYLKLCEQYPVPWRMVRSHVHKMLGDWFRVHPEVREELNKQNKLTFEWLHDMVMRLKELGGRVPLYRKESALETTLDGLASSNA, encoded by the exons ATGCCACTGCGCCGCCTCGCGCCTCTCCTAGcgagcccgcgccgccgcctgcGCTCCTCCCTAAACCCTAGGCTCGCCGCCATGTCCCCGGCCGCCGCTCACCTGGCCACGGCCGCCGACCCTGACGAGGACCTCTGCGCGAGCGCCGCGGGGTCAGAAGCGCAGGACCTCGCTCCGGCCCCgccgctcccgccgccgccggtgtCCGCGGAGGAGCGGGTGGAGCGCGCGTGGGCGCACTGGAGGCGGCTGGGGTCCCCGCGGCTGCTGGTGGCGCCGATGGTGGACAACTCCGAGCTCCCCTTCCGCATGCTGTGCCGCCGCTACGGCGCCGACGCGGCGTACACGCCCATGCTCCATTCTCGCATCTTCTCcgagaacgagaagtacaggtcCATGGAGTTCACCACGTGCAAG GAGGACCGGCCACTTTTTGTTCAGTTTTGTGCCAATGATCCTGACATTTTGTTACAAGCTGCAAAGATGGTGGAACCATATTGCGACTATGTTGATATCAATTTTGG TTGCCCGCAGCGTATTGCAAGACGGGGTAACTATGGAGCATTTCTCATGGACAACCTTCCCCTCGTAAAATCCCTTGTGCAGAATCTAGCAGCTAATCTTCATGTTCCAGTCTCAGTTAAGATTCGCGTATTTCCACGACTGGTAGACACATTAGCCTATGCAAAGATGCTTGAGGAGGCTGGTGCTTCTCTTGTGGCTGTCCATGGTCGGACAAGAGATGAAAAGGATGGGAAGAAATTTCGAGCTGACTGGGATGCCATCAAGGCTGTGAAGGATGCACTTAGAGTACCCGTTCTTGCAAATGGAAACATTCGCCATATGGAGGATGTGAAGAACTGCCTGGGACATACTGGTGCTGATGGTGTGCTTTCAGCTGAAACTCTTCTAGAAAATCCAGCACTTTTTGCTGGTTTCAGGACAAAGGAATGGAAAGAAGATGGTGATGAGAATGGAGATAGTGGCTTGGACCAGGCTGATCTAGTGATTGAATATTTGAAGCTGTGTGAGCAGTACCCTGTGCCATGGAGAATGGTTAGATCCCATGTCCACAAGATGTTGGGGGACTGGTTTAGGGTGCATCCAGAAGTGAGGGAGGAACTCAATAAGCAAAACAAACTCACCTTCGAATGGTTGCATGACATGGTAATGAGGCTGAAGGAGCTCGGTGGAAGAGTACCACTTTACAGAAAGGAGAGTGCACTAGAGACAACATTAGATGGGCTAGCCTCTAGCAATGCCTGA